Proteins encoded together in one Streptomyces umbrinus window:
- a CDS encoding serine/threonine-protein kinase, with protein sequence MSDTGGYGMQALGETDPRRIGPYAVLGRLGAGGMGEMYLAESPTGLQVAVRLVRAEQAKDHIFRARFRQEVRAARTVGGPGTYIARVVDADTESERPWVATEFVDGPSLRDAVLDHGPLPEHAVRVLAAALGEALTAIHTKGLVHRDLNPSNILLTADGPRVVDCGIVRALETTSSTRTGGVVGSAGYVSPEQIRTSSHVGPPSDVFSLGAVLVYAAAGHELFGEGQDAVVLMRVLSRDFDLSTVPEGIRALVEPCLREEPEERPTPAQVIAAAGHTAESLAENGRPGWYTATTAPAKTATPAKAKTAPESEPAATIAIPEPPAHPPAFPAPPAPPAPLSPPTIVPPTPAVSPAPPGPPSRRRLLQGLAAGTLVAAGTGGWLWLRDRDGGGPGARGGASGGASPSVEPAAVAWTYEPGGLGGQNGGHCAAFSPDGAIVYVGGDDGTLHALNPAGGVLWKTDLGEPVMPPLATADGAYCLLADPIATALCAVDPQGVVRWTRELASTDYLNEYGWCRFPVAVGDLVLVTTGMQDGTVRAYRPDGSVAWENERLPGGPTSEPMVADGVVYVGTQADVVAALDATDGSLLWTAEAPRAPGRPALVGRTLVVGSRGDTAAGEPNVNGISLTGEPLWHVMNPEVGTYLNALMATYVTFSALGDLAVTTNRGPLVAVDPADGSTVWTFQDAAALEGAGDVRYYNDPTVFGDHAYVCFGQKLYIVGRNGRPKRVLRYADTSDPYSVLHRPVVRTQRTHGDRVYVPTVGGIASLDLST encoded by the coding sequence ATGAGCGATACCGGGGGGTACGGAATGCAGGCGTTAGGTGAGACGGATCCTCGGCGGATCGGTCCGTACGCGGTTCTGGGCAGACTCGGCGCCGGGGGCATGGGCGAGATGTATCTTGCCGAGTCGCCGACCGGTCTGCAGGTGGCCGTGAGGTTGGTGCGGGCGGAACAGGCCAAGGACCACATCTTCCGCGCCCGGTTCCGCCAAGAGGTGCGGGCGGCGCGGACCGTCGGCGGACCCGGTACGTACATCGCGCGGGTCGTGGATGCCGACACGGAGAGCGAACGGCCCTGGGTGGCCACGGAATTCGTCGACGGACCCAGCCTGCGTGACGCCGTCCTTGACCACGGCCCGCTCCCCGAACACGCGGTACGCGTCCTGGCCGCCGCCCTCGGCGAAGCCCTCACCGCCATCCACACCAAGGGCCTGGTCCATCGGGACCTCAACCCCTCCAACATCCTCTTGACCGCGGACGGCCCACGCGTCGTCGACTGCGGGATCGTACGGGCCCTGGAGACGACCTCGTCCACCCGCACCGGCGGTGTCGTCGGCTCAGCCGGCTATGTCTCCCCCGAACAGATCCGCACCAGCAGCCACGTGGGGCCGCCCAGCGACGTTTTCTCCCTGGGCGCGGTCCTCGTCTACGCCGCCGCAGGACACGAGCTGTTCGGCGAGGGCCAGGATGCGGTGGTCCTGATGCGCGTCCTGTCCCGGGACTTCGACTTGTCCACGGTGCCCGAAGGCATCCGGGCGCTGGTCGAACCCTGCCTGCGGGAGGAACCGGAGGAGCGGCCGACCCCGGCACAGGTGATCGCGGCCGCGGGGCACACGGCGGAGTCCCTGGCCGAGAACGGGCGTCCGGGCTGGTATACGGCCACCACCGCTCCAGCCAAGACCGCCACCCCGGCCAAGGCCAAGACCGCACCCGAATCCGAGCCGGCCGCCACGATCGCGATCCCGGAGCCACCGGCCCATCCGCCCGCATTTCCCGCACCGCCGGCACCACCTGCACCGCTGTCACCTCCGACCATTGTGCCTCCCACACCAGCCGTGTCACCGGCACCGCCCGGACCGCCATCACGGCGACGGCTGCTCCAGGGACTCGCGGCTGGGACGCTGGTCGCCGCCGGGACCGGCGGATGGCTGTGGCTACGAGACCGCGACGGCGGGGGCCCCGGGGCGCGGGGCGGCGCCAGTGGCGGCGCCTCCCCGTCGGTGGAGCCCGCGGCGGTGGCCTGGACATACGAACCGGGTGGGCTCGGCGGGCAGAACGGCGGCCATTGTGCGGCGTTCTCGCCCGATGGCGCCATCGTGTACGTCGGGGGTGACGACGGCACCCTGCACGCCCTGAACCCGGCTGGCGGGGTGCTCTGGAAAACCGACCTGGGAGAGCCGGTCATGCCGCCCCTCGCCACGGCCGACGGCGCCTATTGTCTGCTGGCCGACCCCATCGCCACCGCATTGTGCGCGGTCGATCCGCAGGGCGTCGTGCGCTGGACACGCGAATTGGCCTCCACTGACTACCTGAACGAATACGGCTGGTGCAGGTTCCCCGTGGCGGTGGGCGACCTGGTGCTCGTGACGACCGGCATGCAGGACGGCACGGTTCGCGCGTACCGGCCCGACGGCAGCGTGGCCTGGGAGAACGAACGGCTGCCGGGCGGGCCGACCAGCGAGCCCATGGTGGCGGACGGCGTGGTCTATGTGGGCACTCAGGCGGACGTGGTGGCCGCTCTGGACGCTACGGACGGGTCCCTGCTGTGGACCGCCGAGGCCCCCAGAGCGCCCGGACGGCCCGCACTCGTCGGCAGGACCCTCGTGGTGGGGTCGCGGGGGGATACGGCCGCAGGGGAGCCGAACGTGAATGGCATCAGCCTGACGGGCGAGCCGCTGTGGCATGTCATGAACCCCGAGGTGGGCACGTACCTGAACGCGTTGATGGCGACGTACGTGACGTTCTCCGCCCTCGGCGACCTGGCCGTCACCACAAACCGGGGACCGCTCGTGGCTGTCGATCCGGCCGACGGGTCCACGGTGTGGACGTTCCAGGACGCCGCCGCTCTGGAGGGGGCCGGCGACGTGAGGTATTACAACGACCCGACGGTTTTCGGGGATCACGCCTACGTGTGCTTCGGCCAGAAGCTGTACATCGTCGGCCGCAACGGCAGGCCGAAGCGGGTGTTGAGGTACGCGGACACGTCGGATCCGTACTCGGTCCTCCACCGTCCTGTGGTCAGAACTCAACGCACGCACGGCGATCGCGTGTACGTGCCCACCGTCGGCGGTATCGCCTCGCTCGACCTGTCGACCTAG
- a CDS encoding PrsW family glutamic-type intramembrane protease, which translates to MTDNRPVLELDDAVARGWALLIARLAIGLYLVELLLNLTRPKVFPDEPALTIFEFPGEDALRSALGGLGSMYDVPRAAFGGVLAGIAVGVVLQVIAARGPSEGRRATVLAWATLAALLGSFSLFSLFFILKSPLIALACVPTSAFALWLMHRSQGFARLPVPMLLTAFGWGALVQFGLGRACTSLASGTIYGHLGKDMDSELGFQLSDIYRATDLTLLHLSVVNQLAGAAGIVLLLMMFRHRVTDVVTGLVLGAATGLGYNFSESVLFIRLWGELTGQFNGATGGFEYWIRQGAGLFGGQVVCGALLGAGIGLAAGARGRGRRGGIVAAGLVAAGGAAVANETLAAWFSKLTHGHVDIGGTLDTLVISPALWLAPQVPFIVVCVLLLRSGLRKRAAAARHAVTAEAAAGGVIAVREVPFLVDPALRFWTLVSTWRRHGRDAALALRRFQRAQLEVAGWLWQRARADEVPAEEEREGAELREKVLRLRTDVDRLVAS; encoded by the coding sequence GTGACCGACAACAGGCCCGTACTCGAACTCGACGACGCGGTGGCCCGTGGCTGGGCGCTGCTGATCGCCCGGCTGGCGATCGGGCTGTATCTGGTGGAGCTGTTGCTCAACCTCACCCGGCCGAAGGTCTTTCCGGACGAGCCGGCGCTGACCATCTTCGAGTTTCCGGGGGAGGACGCACTGCGCAGTGCGCTCGGGGGGCTCGGCTCGATGTACGACGTGCCCCGGGCCGCGTTCGGGGGCGTGCTGGCGGGTATCGCGGTGGGTGTCGTCCTCCAGGTGATCGCCGCCCGGGGTCCTTCGGAAGGCCGCCGGGCCACGGTTCTCGCGTGGGCGACGCTCGCGGCCCTCCTCGGATCGTTCTCCCTGTTCTCTCTGTTCTTCATCCTGAAGTCCCCGCTGATCGCGCTCGCGTGCGTGCCCACCAGCGCGTTCGCCCTGTGGCTGATGCACCGGTCCCAGGGGTTCGCCCGGCTGCCGGTGCCGATGCTGCTCACGGCGTTCGGCTGGGGCGCGCTGGTCCAGTTCGGTCTCGGCCGCGCCTGCACCAGCCTGGCGAGCGGCACCATTTACGGCCATCTGGGCAAGGACATGGACAGTGAACTGGGCTTCCAGCTCTCGGACATCTACCGCGCGACCGATCTGACGCTGCTTCACCTGAGTGTCGTCAACCAGCTGGCGGGGGCCGCAGGAATCGTGCTGCTGCTCATGATGTTCCGGCATCGCGTCACCGACGTCGTGACGGGCCTCGTGCTCGGCGCTGCCACCGGGCTCGGCTACAACTTCAGCGAGAGCGTCCTGTTCATTCGGTTGTGGGGCGAACTGACGGGCCAGTTCAACGGCGCGACGGGCGGCTTCGAGTACTGGATCCGCCAGGGGGCGGGATTGTTCGGCGGGCAGGTCGTCTGCGGCGCGCTGCTCGGGGCCGGGATCGGTCTCGCGGCCGGGGCTCGGGGGCGCGGGCGGCGCGGAGGGATTGTCGCGGCGGGCCTGGTGGCGGCGGGCGGCGCGGCGGTGGCCAACGAGACGCTGGCGGCCTGGTTCTCGAAACTGACCCATGGTCACGTCGACATCGGCGGCACGCTCGACACGTTGGTGATCTCGCCTGCCCTCTGGCTGGCTCCGCAGGTTCCGTTCATCGTCGTGTGCGTGCTGCTGTTGCGGTCCGGCCTGCGGAAGCGCGCCGCCGCCGCGCGACACGCTGTGACGGCGGAGGCTGCGGCGGGCGGTGTCATCGCCGTCCGTGAGGTGCCGTTCCTGGTCGATCCGGCGCTGCGGTTCTGGACGCTGGTGAGCACCTGGCGCCGGCACGGGCGCGACGCGGCGCTGGCCCTGCGCCGCTTCCAGCGGGCGCAGTTGGAGGTGGCGGGGTGGCTGTGGCAGCGGGCGCGGGCGGACGAGGTGCCGGCGGAGGAAGAACGGGAGGGCGCCGAACTGCGCGAGAAAGTCCTCCGACTCCGTACGGACGTCGACAGGCTGGTGGCGTCATGA